GGGCAGCGGGTTCTGTGCGGAGAGCACCTCCGGCAGCTTGCCCAGGGCGGTGACGGCCTCGTCGATCTGGCTGCGGAATGGGGTCAGCGGCCCGGTCGTGTCGTGCAGCACGACCTGGCTGCTGTAGCCACCGGCCTTCGGCTCGTGCTCCTTGAGCACCTCGCGGCCCTGTGTCGACTGGACGCCGGGCAGCGCGAAGTCGTCGGAGTAGTCACCGCCGTAGGTGCGCTGGAGAATCTGGAGCCCGGCCAGCGCGACCAGCCACAGCACGATGACGAGGACACAGCGACGGGCGCACCACTCCCCGATGCGGCGCAGCGCGCCCTGGGGGCGGTGGGCGCCGGGCGCGGCCGGGGGACTGGGGGTCTTCGGGAACGGCATGCGGGCTCCCGATGCGGGCCGGCGCTCCTGGCACATGCGGACATGCAGCATTCAACGGTGGTTCGGCCGCCGCGGCATGCCCACAGGGGAGACGGGTGCCGTCCGAACGGGTGCGGACCCGGCATCCCGTCCGGCTGCCTACGATTCCTTACGCACGTTCGTGGCACGGCACGAGGTAAGGATTGATCTGTTGATGAACCATCCCTGGTCGTTTGCAGAGCGGTTGTTGTCCGGTAGCGGTCCCGGCTGTGCGAGCCGTCCGTGCGCCGGGGCGGAGGGGGGCCGATGAGCCGGGCAGTGCTGGTGACCGGGGCCTCGCGGGGTATCGGCCGGGCGGTCGCCGAGATCTTTGCCGCGCACGGGGACCGTGTCGCGCTGCATTACGCGTCGCGGCGGGCGGCGGCTCAGGAGGCCTTCGAGGGGCTGGCGGGGCGCGGGCATGTGCTGGTGCAGGGGGATGTGAGCACACCGGAGGGGGCGGCGGCGCTCGTCGGGGCGGCGGTGGACGGGCTGGGCGGCGTCGATGTGCTGGTCAACAATGCGGCCGCGAATGTGGCGCATCCGCTGGACCGTACGTCGTTCGAGGACTGGCAGCGCGCCTGGCAGCAGGTCGTGGACGTGAATCTGCTGGGGGCGGCCCATGTCTCCTACCACGCGGCGCGGAACATGATCGAGCGCGAGGTGGAGGGGCGGATCGTCCATATCGGGTCGCGCGGGGCGTTCCGTGGTGAGCCGGATCACCCGGCCTATGGCGCGTCCAAGGCGGCGTTGCACGCGATGGGGCAGTCGCTGGCCGTCCACCTCGCGCCGTACGGCATCGGCGTGGCGTCGGTGGCTCCCGGATTCGTGGCGACCGAGCGGGTCGCGGACCGTCTCACGGAGGAGGTACGGGAGCAGAGCCCGTTCGGCCGGGTCGCTTCGCCGGAGGAGGTGGCGTCCGCCGTCCGCTATCTGGCCTCGCCCGAGGCGGTCTGGTCCTCCGGGACGGTGCTCGACGTCAATGGGGCGTCGCATCTGCGCTGAGCCGGCGCATCTGTGCGGAAAGGGGGAAGCCCCGGCCGAACGGGGGAATTCGGCCGGGGCGGCTCGGGTGGCGCGGGCGGTGACGGCGGTGGCCCCGGAGGCCTGCTGCCGTGCGGCGGCGGGCCGGCTTCCCCTGGGGGAGGGCCCTCGGACGCCGTCGTACCGGCACCCGCTTCCAATTGAACGATAAACCATTGAGTCGGATTCCGGGGCATCGGGTGACCGCTCTCACCCGATGCCCCCGACCGCGTCGGTCATCGGCAGGGCCCCGTCAGGGCTCGATGCGGATCGGACGGTAGCCGTCGTCCAGCAGACGCGGCAGATACCACTCCAGCGCCTCGACGGTCTGCGCTCGCTCACCGCCCC
This Streptomyces decoyicus DNA region includes the following protein-coding sequences:
- a CDS encoding SDR family NAD(P)-dependent oxidoreductase — protein: MSRAVLVTGASRGIGRAVAEIFAAHGDRVALHYASRRAAAQEAFEGLAGRGHVLVQGDVSTPEGAAALVGAAVDGLGGVDVLVNNAAANVAHPLDRTSFEDWQRAWQQVVDVNLLGAAHVSYHAARNMIEREVEGRIVHIGSRGAFRGEPDHPAYGASKAALHAMGQSLAVHLAPYGIGVASVAPGFVATERVADRLTEEVREQSPFGRVASPEEVASAVRYLASPEAVWSSGTVLDVNGASHLR